One genomic segment of Desmodus rotundus isolate HL8 chromosome 5, HLdesRot8A.1, whole genome shotgun sequence includes these proteins:
- the ANKK1 gene encoding ankyrin repeat and protein kinase domain-containing protein 1 isoform X1 — protein MAVGVEQRLGSLALFTRDDFEGDWRRVASGGFSQVFQARHRRWRTEYAIKCSPCLLPDATSSDVNCLIEEATKMEKIKFQHIVSIYGVCQQPLGIVMEFMANGSLEKMLPTHSLCWQLKFRIIHETSLAMNFLHSIKPPLLHLDLKPGNILLDSHMHVKISDFGLSKWMEQSTRMQYIERSALRGTLSYIPPEMFLESNKAPGPKYDVYSFGIVIWEILTQKKPYSGLNMMNIIIRVTAGLRPSLHSVSDEWPGEAQQMVDLMRCCWDQDPKKRPCFPDIIVETDMLLSLLQCPVADPESEAPARKVSCKPSLRRPWEVSEEVSQELTDSADSGDHLKRALQLSDSEGLVPGNEELCLCENKVTPLHFLVARGSVEQVRLLLAHEVDVDCQTACGYTPLLIAAQDQQPDLCALLLEHGADPNLADEDGWAPLHFAAQNGDDRTARLLLDHGAYVDVQEHEGWTPFHLAAQNNFENVARLLVSRQADLNLREAEGKTPLHLAAYFGHVSLVKLLTGQGAKLDAQQRNLRTPLHLAVERGKVRAIQHLLKSGATPDALDQNGYSPLHTAAARGRYLICKMLLRYGASLELPTQQGWTPLHLAAYKGHLEVIHLLAESHADLGAPGGMRWTPLHLAACHGEEMVVAALLQCGADPNAAEQSGWTPLHLAVQRGAFLSVINLLEHHADVHACNKVGWTPVHLAALKGSMAILKVLVKAGAQLDIQNAEGCTPLQLALRSQKQSIIAFLEGKEPSLAVLGSAEPGDQTEV, from the exons ATGGCCGTGGGCGTGGAGCAGCGTCTGGGCAGCCTCGCCCTCTTCACCCGCGACGACTTCGAGGGCGACTGGCGCCGAGTGGCCAGCGGCGGCTTCAGCCAGGTGTTTCAGGCACGGCACAGGCGTTGGCGGACCGAGTACGCCATCAAGtgctccccctgcctcctgccagacGCTACCAG CTCTGATGTGAATTGCCTCATTGAAGAAGCAACCAAAATGGAGAAGATCAAGTTTCAGCACATTGTGTCCATCTACGGGGTGTGCCAGCAGCCCCTGGGCATTGTGATGGAGTTCATGGCCAATGGCTCCCTGGAGAAGATGCTGCCCACCCACAGCCTCTGTTGGCAGCTCAAATTCCGCATCATCCATGAGACCAGCCTGGCTATGAACTTCCTCCACAGCATTAAGCCGCCTCTGCTCCACCTTGACCTCAAGCCAGGCAATATCCtcctggacagccacatgcatgTCAAG ATCTCAGACTTTGGCTTATCCAAGTGGATGGAACAGTCAACCCGGATGCAGTACATTGAGAGGTCGGCTCTACGGGGCACCCTCAGCTATATCCCCCCTGAGATGTTTCTGGAGAGTAACAAGGCCCCAGGGCCCAAATATGATGTGTACAG CTTCGGGATTGTCATCTGGGAGATACTCACTCAGAAGAAACCATATTCAG GTCTCAACATGATGAACATCATCATCCGAGTGACTGCAGGCTTGAGGCCCTCACTACACTCTGTTTCCGATGAGTGGCCAGGGGAGGCCCAGCAGATGGTGGACCTGATGAGGTGCTGTTGGGACCAGGACCCCAAGAAGAGGCCCTGCTTTCCAG ACATCATAGTTGAGACAGACAtgctgctctctctgctccagtGTCCTGTGGCAGATCCTGAGAGTGAGGCCCCGGCCAGGAAGGTGTCCTGCAAACCATCTCTCCGCCGGCCCTGGGAG GTCAGTGAGGAGGTCAGCCAGGAGCTAACTGACAGCG caGACTCAGGAGACCACTTGAAACGGGCGCTGCAGCTCTCAGACAGTGAAGGCCTTGTCCCCGGCAATGAGGAGCTGTGCCTCTGTGAGAACAAGGTCACACCCCTCCATTTCCTGGTGGCCCGGGGCAGCGTGGAGcaggtgaggctgctgctggcacaCGAGGTGGACGTGGACTGCCAAACAGCCTGTGGCTACACGCCCCTCCTCATCGCCGCCCAGGACCAGCAGCCTGACCTCTGCGCTCTGCTCCTGGAGCATGGTGCTGACCCCAACCTGGCAGATGAGGACGGCTGGGCCCCATTGCACTTCGCAGCTCAGAATGGGGATGACCGAACTGCCCGCCTGCTCCTGGATCATGGGGCCTATGTGGATGTACAGGAGCATGAGGGGTGGACCCCATTCCACCTGGCTGCACAGAACAACTTTGAGAATGTGGCACGACTTCTGGTCTCCCGTCAAGCTGACCTCAACCTGCGTGAGGCTGAGGGAAAGacccctctccacctggctgcctacTTTGGCCACGTCAGCCTGGTCAAGCTGCTGACAGGGCAGGGGGCCAAATTAGATGCTCAGCAGAGAAACCTGAGGACACCACTGCACCTGGCAGTGGAGCGAGGCAAAGTGAGGGCCATCCAACACCTGTTGAAGAGTGGGGCAACCCCTGATGCCCTTGACCAGAATGGCTACAGTCCACTGCACACTGCGGCCGCTAGGGGCAGATACCTTATCTGCAAGATGCTACTCAGGTATGGGGCCAGCCTCGAGCTGCCAACCCAGcagggctggacacccctgcatctAGCAGCCTATAAGGGCCACTTAGAGGTCATCCACCTGCTGGCTGAGAGCCATGCAGACTTAGGGGCTCCCGGTGGCATGAGATGGACCCCCCTGCACCTGGCTGCCTGCCATGGGGAGGAGATGGTAGTGGCAGCGCTGCTGCAATGTGGAGCTGACCCCAATGCTGCCGAGCAGTCAGGCTGGACACCCCTCCACCTGGCAGTCCAGAGGGGCGCCTTCCTGAGCGTCATCAACCTCCTGGAGCACCATGCAGATGTCCACGCCTGCAACAAAGTGGGCTGGACACCTGTCCACCTGGCCGCCCTGAAGGGCAGCATGGCTATCCTTAAAGTGCTGGTCAAAGCCGGTGCCCAGCTGGACATCCAGAATGCGGAGGGCTGCACACCCCTGCAGCTGGCCCTCCGGAGCCAAAAGCAGAGCATTATCGCCTTCCTAGAGGGCAAGGAGCCCTCACTGGCCGTTCTGGGCAGTGCTGAGCCTGGAGACCAGACAGAAGTGTAG
- the ANKK1 gene encoding ankyrin repeat and protein kinase domain-containing protein 1 isoform X3, translated as MEKIKFQHIVSIYGVCQQPLGIVMEFMANGSLEKMLPTHSLCWQLKFRIIHETSLAMNFLHSIKPPLLHLDLKPGNILLDSHMHVKISDFGLSKWMEQSTRMQYIERSALRGTLSYIPPEMFLESNKAPGPKYDVYSFGIVIWEILTQKKPYSGLNMMNIIIRVTAGLRPSLHSVSDEWPGEAQQMVDLMRCCWDQDPKKRPCFPDIIVETDMLLSLLQCPVADPESEAPARKVSCKPSLRRPWEVSEEVSQELTDSADSGDHLKRALQLSDSEGLVPGNEELCLCENKVTPLHFLVARGSVEQVRLLLAHEVDVDCQTACGYTPLLIAAQDQQPDLCALLLEHGADPNLADEDGWAPLHFAAQNGDDRTARLLLDHGAYVDVQEHEGWTPFHLAAQNNFENVARLLVSRQADLNLREAEGKTPLHLAAYFGHVSLVKLLTGQGAKLDAQQRNLRTPLHLAVERGKVRAIQHLLKSGATPDALDQNGYSPLHTAAARGRYLICKMLLRYGASLELPTQQGWTPLHLAAYKGHLEVIHLLAESHADLGAPGGMRWTPLHLAACHGEEMVVAALLQCGADPNAAEQSGWTPLHLAVQRGAFLSVINLLEHHADVHACNKVGWTPVHLAALKGSMAILKVLVKAGAQLDIQNAEGCTPLQLALRSQKQSIIAFLEGKEPSLAVLGSAEPGDQTEV; from the exons ATGGAGAAGATCAAGTTTCAGCACATTGTGTCCATCTACGGGGTGTGCCAGCAGCCCCTGGGCATTGTGATGGAGTTCATGGCCAATGGCTCCCTGGAGAAGATGCTGCCCACCCACAGCCTCTGTTGGCAGCTCAAATTCCGCATCATCCATGAGACCAGCCTGGCTATGAACTTCCTCCACAGCATTAAGCCGCCTCTGCTCCACCTTGACCTCAAGCCAGGCAATATCCtcctggacagccacatgcatgTCAAG ATCTCAGACTTTGGCTTATCCAAGTGGATGGAACAGTCAACCCGGATGCAGTACATTGAGAGGTCGGCTCTACGGGGCACCCTCAGCTATATCCCCCCTGAGATGTTTCTGGAGAGTAACAAGGCCCCAGGGCCCAAATATGATGTGTACAG CTTCGGGATTGTCATCTGGGAGATACTCACTCAGAAGAAACCATATTCAG GTCTCAACATGATGAACATCATCATCCGAGTGACTGCAGGCTTGAGGCCCTCACTACACTCTGTTTCCGATGAGTGGCCAGGGGAGGCCCAGCAGATGGTGGACCTGATGAGGTGCTGTTGGGACCAGGACCCCAAGAAGAGGCCCTGCTTTCCAG ACATCATAGTTGAGACAGACAtgctgctctctctgctccagtGTCCTGTGGCAGATCCTGAGAGTGAGGCCCCGGCCAGGAAGGTGTCCTGCAAACCATCTCTCCGCCGGCCCTGGGAG GTCAGTGAGGAGGTCAGCCAGGAGCTAACTGACAGCG caGACTCAGGAGACCACTTGAAACGGGCGCTGCAGCTCTCAGACAGTGAAGGCCTTGTCCCCGGCAATGAGGAGCTGTGCCTCTGTGAGAACAAGGTCACACCCCTCCATTTCCTGGTGGCCCGGGGCAGCGTGGAGcaggtgaggctgctgctggcacaCGAGGTGGACGTGGACTGCCAAACAGCCTGTGGCTACACGCCCCTCCTCATCGCCGCCCAGGACCAGCAGCCTGACCTCTGCGCTCTGCTCCTGGAGCATGGTGCTGACCCCAACCTGGCAGATGAGGACGGCTGGGCCCCATTGCACTTCGCAGCTCAGAATGGGGATGACCGAACTGCCCGCCTGCTCCTGGATCATGGGGCCTATGTGGATGTACAGGAGCATGAGGGGTGGACCCCATTCCACCTGGCTGCACAGAACAACTTTGAGAATGTGGCACGACTTCTGGTCTCCCGTCAAGCTGACCTCAACCTGCGTGAGGCTGAGGGAAAGacccctctccacctggctgcctacTTTGGCCACGTCAGCCTGGTCAAGCTGCTGACAGGGCAGGGGGCCAAATTAGATGCTCAGCAGAGAAACCTGAGGACACCACTGCACCTGGCAGTGGAGCGAGGCAAAGTGAGGGCCATCCAACACCTGTTGAAGAGTGGGGCAACCCCTGATGCCCTTGACCAGAATGGCTACAGTCCACTGCACACTGCGGCCGCTAGGGGCAGATACCTTATCTGCAAGATGCTACTCAGGTATGGGGCCAGCCTCGAGCTGCCAACCCAGcagggctggacacccctgcatctAGCAGCCTATAAGGGCCACTTAGAGGTCATCCACCTGCTGGCTGAGAGCCATGCAGACTTAGGGGCTCCCGGTGGCATGAGATGGACCCCCCTGCACCTGGCTGCCTGCCATGGGGAGGAGATGGTAGTGGCAGCGCTGCTGCAATGTGGAGCTGACCCCAATGCTGCCGAGCAGTCAGGCTGGACACCCCTCCACCTGGCAGTCCAGAGGGGCGCCTTCCTGAGCGTCATCAACCTCCTGGAGCACCATGCAGATGTCCACGCCTGCAACAAAGTGGGCTGGACACCTGTCCACCTGGCCGCCCTGAAGGGCAGCATGGCTATCCTTAAAGTGCTGGTCAAAGCCGGTGCCCAGCTGGACATCCAGAATGCGGAGGGCTGCACACCCCTGCAGCTGGCCCTCCGGAGCCAAAAGCAGAGCATTATCGCCTTCCTAGAGGGCAAGGAGCCCTCACTGGCCGTTCTGGGCAGTGCTGAGCCTGGAGACCAGACAGAAGTGTAG
- the ANKK1 gene encoding ankyrin repeat and protein kinase domain-containing protein 1 isoform X2 — translation MAVGVEQRLGSLALFTRDDFEGDWRRVASGGFSQVFQARHRRWRTEYAIKCSPCLLPDATSSDVNCLIEEATKMEKIKFQHIVSIYGVCQQPLGIVMEFMANGSLEKMLPTHSLCWQLKFRIIHETSLAMNFLHSIKPPLLHLDLKPGNILLDSHMHVKISDFGLSKWMEQSTRMQYIERSALRGTLSYIPPEMFLESNKAPGPKYDVYSFGIVIWEILTQKKPYSGLNMMNIIIRVTAGLRPSLHSVSDEWPGEAQQMVDLMRCCWDQDPKKRPCFPDIIVETDMLLSLLQCPVADPESEAPARKVSCKPSLRRPWEVSEEVSQELTDSDSGDHLKRALQLSDSEGLVPGNEELCLCENKVTPLHFLVARGSVEQVRLLLAHEVDVDCQTACGYTPLLIAAQDQQPDLCALLLEHGADPNLADEDGWAPLHFAAQNGDDRTARLLLDHGAYVDVQEHEGWTPFHLAAQNNFENVARLLVSRQADLNLREAEGKTPLHLAAYFGHVSLVKLLTGQGAKLDAQQRNLRTPLHLAVERGKVRAIQHLLKSGATPDALDQNGYSPLHTAAARGRYLICKMLLRYGASLELPTQQGWTPLHLAAYKGHLEVIHLLAESHADLGAPGGMRWTPLHLAACHGEEMVVAALLQCGADPNAAEQSGWTPLHLAVQRGAFLSVINLLEHHADVHACNKVGWTPVHLAALKGSMAILKVLVKAGAQLDIQNAEGCTPLQLALRSQKQSIIAFLEGKEPSLAVLGSAEPGDQTEV, via the exons ATGGCCGTGGGCGTGGAGCAGCGTCTGGGCAGCCTCGCCCTCTTCACCCGCGACGACTTCGAGGGCGACTGGCGCCGAGTGGCCAGCGGCGGCTTCAGCCAGGTGTTTCAGGCACGGCACAGGCGTTGGCGGACCGAGTACGCCATCAAGtgctccccctgcctcctgccagacGCTACCAG CTCTGATGTGAATTGCCTCATTGAAGAAGCAACCAAAATGGAGAAGATCAAGTTTCAGCACATTGTGTCCATCTACGGGGTGTGCCAGCAGCCCCTGGGCATTGTGATGGAGTTCATGGCCAATGGCTCCCTGGAGAAGATGCTGCCCACCCACAGCCTCTGTTGGCAGCTCAAATTCCGCATCATCCATGAGACCAGCCTGGCTATGAACTTCCTCCACAGCATTAAGCCGCCTCTGCTCCACCTTGACCTCAAGCCAGGCAATATCCtcctggacagccacatgcatgTCAAG ATCTCAGACTTTGGCTTATCCAAGTGGATGGAACAGTCAACCCGGATGCAGTACATTGAGAGGTCGGCTCTACGGGGCACCCTCAGCTATATCCCCCCTGAGATGTTTCTGGAGAGTAACAAGGCCCCAGGGCCCAAATATGATGTGTACAG CTTCGGGATTGTCATCTGGGAGATACTCACTCAGAAGAAACCATATTCAG GTCTCAACATGATGAACATCATCATCCGAGTGACTGCAGGCTTGAGGCCCTCACTACACTCTGTTTCCGATGAGTGGCCAGGGGAGGCCCAGCAGATGGTGGACCTGATGAGGTGCTGTTGGGACCAGGACCCCAAGAAGAGGCCCTGCTTTCCAG ACATCATAGTTGAGACAGACAtgctgctctctctgctccagtGTCCTGTGGCAGATCCTGAGAGTGAGGCCCCGGCCAGGAAGGTGTCCTGCAAACCATCTCTCCGCCGGCCCTGGGAG GTCAGTGAGGAGGTCAGCCAGGAGCTAACTGACAGCG ACTCAGGAGACCACTTGAAACGGGCGCTGCAGCTCTCAGACAGTGAAGGCCTTGTCCCCGGCAATGAGGAGCTGTGCCTCTGTGAGAACAAGGTCACACCCCTCCATTTCCTGGTGGCCCGGGGCAGCGTGGAGcaggtgaggctgctgctggcacaCGAGGTGGACGTGGACTGCCAAACAGCCTGTGGCTACACGCCCCTCCTCATCGCCGCCCAGGACCAGCAGCCTGACCTCTGCGCTCTGCTCCTGGAGCATGGTGCTGACCCCAACCTGGCAGATGAGGACGGCTGGGCCCCATTGCACTTCGCAGCTCAGAATGGGGATGACCGAACTGCCCGCCTGCTCCTGGATCATGGGGCCTATGTGGATGTACAGGAGCATGAGGGGTGGACCCCATTCCACCTGGCTGCACAGAACAACTTTGAGAATGTGGCACGACTTCTGGTCTCCCGTCAAGCTGACCTCAACCTGCGTGAGGCTGAGGGAAAGacccctctccacctggctgcctacTTTGGCCACGTCAGCCTGGTCAAGCTGCTGACAGGGCAGGGGGCCAAATTAGATGCTCAGCAGAGAAACCTGAGGACACCACTGCACCTGGCAGTGGAGCGAGGCAAAGTGAGGGCCATCCAACACCTGTTGAAGAGTGGGGCAACCCCTGATGCCCTTGACCAGAATGGCTACAGTCCACTGCACACTGCGGCCGCTAGGGGCAGATACCTTATCTGCAAGATGCTACTCAGGTATGGGGCCAGCCTCGAGCTGCCAACCCAGcagggctggacacccctgcatctAGCAGCCTATAAGGGCCACTTAGAGGTCATCCACCTGCTGGCTGAGAGCCATGCAGACTTAGGGGCTCCCGGTGGCATGAGATGGACCCCCCTGCACCTGGCTGCCTGCCATGGGGAGGAGATGGTAGTGGCAGCGCTGCTGCAATGTGGAGCTGACCCCAATGCTGCCGAGCAGTCAGGCTGGACACCCCTCCACCTGGCAGTCCAGAGGGGCGCCTTCCTGAGCGTCATCAACCTCCTGGAGCACCATGCAGATGTCCACGCCTGCAACAAAGTGGGCTGGACACCTGTCCACCTGGCCGCCCTGAAGGGCAGCATGGCTATCCTTAAAGTGCTGGTCAAAGCCGGTGCCCAGCTGGACATCCAGAATGCGGAGGGCTGCACACCCCTGCAGCTGGCCCTCCGGAGCCAAAAGCAGAGCATTATCGCCTTCCTAGAGGGCAAGGAGCCCTCACTGGCCGTTCTGGGCAGTGCTGAGCCTGGAGACCAGACAGAAGTGTAG